From Astyanax mexicanus isolate ESR-SI-001 chromosome 16, AstMex3_surface, whole genome shotgun sequence, one genomic window encodes:
- the sirt3 gene encoding NAD-dependent protein deacetylase sirtuin-3, mitochondrial isoform X3 — protein MAGAGISTPSGIPDFRSPGSGLYDNLQQYNLPYAEAIFEINYFHHNPKPFFALAKELYPGNYQPNLTHYFIRLLHDKGQLLRMYTQNIDGLERMAGIPPKMLVEAHGTFATATCTVCRRDYKGEELRNDIMAGTVPNCPHCKGVIKPDIVFFGEELPQHFFLYLTDFPIADLVIVMGTSLEVEPFASLAGAVRGSVSRLLINRDLVGPFAWGSPRHNDVAELGDVVSGVRRLAEALGWMPELEALMSADAKKASEMREE, from the exons ATGGCTGGAGCAGGGATCAGTACACCCAGCGGAATTCCAGATTTCAG ATCACCTGGCAGTGGGCTTTATGACAACCTCCAGCAGTACAACCTGCCCTATGCAGAGGCCATTTTTGAAATCAACTATTTTCATCACAACCCAAAGCCTTTCTTCGCATTAGCAAAAGAGCTGTATCCTGGTAATTATCAGCCCAATCTGACACACTACTTCATCCGGCTGCTTCACGACAAGGGTCAGCTGCTCCGGATGTACACTCAGAATATTGATGGACTGGAGAGAA TGGCAGGAATCCCACCTAAGATGTTGGTGGAGGCACATGGAACGTTTGCCACGGCCACCTGCACCGTGTGCCGCAGGGACTATAAGGGTGAAGAGCTGCGT AATGATATAATGGCAGGAACGGTGCCTAATTGCCCTCACTGTAAAGGAGTAATTAAGCCTGACATTGTGTTCTTTGGCGAAGAGCTGCCTCAGCACTTCTTCCTATACCTCACAGACTTCCCAATCGCAGACCTGGTAATTGTAATGGGAACATCTTTAGAG GTGGAGCCCTTTGCCAGCTTGGCTGGAGCTGTGCGAGGTTCTGTGTCCCGGCTCCTTATAAACCGTGATCTGGTGGGACCCTTCGCCTGGGGGTCTCCACGACACAATGACGTGGCAGAGCTGGGTGATGTGGTGAGCGGGGTGAGGAGGCTGGCAGAGGCTTTGGGCTGGATGCCTGAACTAGAGGCTCTTATGTCTGCTGATGCTAAGAAG GCTTCAGAGATGAGAGAGGAATGA
- the sirt3 gene encoding NAD-dependent protein deacetylase sirtuin-3, mitochondrial isoform X1 — MASLRVLSRRYFTVNVKNKAISGVTLTLLQEEGFSRTFNINHQKVCARPQKLRFFHSCCADRGLFGGGGGSSQQQTLEDIAKGIRDREYKRIVVMAGAGISTPSGIPDFRSPGSGLYDNLQQYNLPYAEAIFEINYFHHNPKPFFALAKELYPGNYQPNLTHYFIRLLHDKGQLLRMYTQNIDGLERMAGIPPKMLVEAHGTFATATCTVCRRDYKGEELRNDIMAGTVPNCPHCKGVIKPDIVFFGEELPQHFFLYLTDFPIADLVIVMGTSLEVEPFASLAGAVRGSVSRLLINRDLVGPFAWGSPRHNDVAELGDVVSGVRRLAEALGWMPELEALMSADAKKASEMREE; from the exons ATGGCCTCTCTGCGGGTTTTATCGAGACGTTACTTTActgtaaatgtgaaaaataaagcTATTAGTGGTGTAACTTTAACGTTACTGCAGGAAGAAG GTTTTTCAAGGACATTTAATATCAATCACCAGAAGGTCTGTGCACGTCCTCAGAAGCT CAGATTTTTTCACAGTTGTTGTGCAGATAGAGGACTGTTCGGTGGAGGCGGTGGCAGTTCCCAGCAGCAGACTTTAGAGGATATTGCAAAAGGAATCAGAGACAGAGAGTATAAAAGAATAGTGGTGATGGCTGGAGCAGGGATCAGTACACCCAGCGGAATTCCAGATTTCAG ATCACCTGGCAGTGGGCTTTATGACAACCTCCAGCAGTACAACCTGCCCTATGCAGAGGCCATTTTTGAAATCAACTATTTTCATCACAACCCAAAGCCTTTCTTCGCATTAGCAAAAGAGCTGTATCCTGGTAATTATCAGCCCAATCTGACACACTACTTCATCCGGCTGCTTCACGACAAGGGTCAGCTGCTCCGGATGTACACTCAGAATATTGATGGACTGGAGAGAA TGGCAGGAATCCCACCTAAGATGTTGGTGGAGGCACATGGAACGTTTGCCACGGCCACCTGCACCGTGTGCCGCAGGGACTATAAGGGTGAAGAGCTGCGT AATGATATAATGGCAGGAACGGTGCCTAATTGCCCTCACTGTAAAGGAGTAATTAAGCCTGACATTGTGTTCTTTGGCGAAGAGCTGCCTCAGCACTTCTTCCTATACCTCACAGACTTCCCAATCGCAGACCTGGTAATTGTAATGGGAACATCTTTAGAG GTGGAGCCCTTTGCCAGCTTGGCTGGAGCTGTGCGAGGTTCTGTGTCCCGGCTCCTTATAAACCGTGATCTGGTGGGACCCTTCGCCTGGGGGTCTCCACGACACAATGACGTGGCAGAGCTGGGTGATGTGGTGAGCGGGGTGAGGAGGCTGGCAGAGGCTTTGGGCTGGATGCCTGAACTAGAGGCTCTTATGTCTGCTGATGCTAAGAAG GCTTCAGAGATGAGAGAGGAATGA
- the sirt3 gene encoding NAD-dependent protein deacetylase sirtuin-3, mitochondrial isoform X2, whose translation MASLRVLSRRYFTVNVKNKAISGVTLTLLQEEGFSRTFNINHQKVCARPQKLFFHSCCADRGLFGGGGGSSQQQTLEDIAKGIRDREYKRIVVMAGAGISTPSGIPDFRSPGSGLYDNLQQYNLPYAEAIFEINYFHHNPKPFFALAKELYPGNYQPNLTHYFIRLLHDKGQLLRMYTQNIDGLERMAGIPPKMLVEAHGTFATATCTVCRRDYKGEELRNDIMAGTVPNCPHCKGVIKPDIVFFGEELPQHFFLYLTDFPIADLVIVMGTSLEVEPFASLAGAVRGSVSRLLINRDLVGPFAWGSPRHNDVAELGDVVSGVRRLAEALGWMPELEALMSADAKKASEMREE comes from the exons ATGGCCTCTCTGCGGGTTTTATCGAGACGTTACTTTActgtaaatgtgaaaaataaagcTATTAGTGGTGTAACTTTAACGTTACTGCAGGAAGAAG GTTTTTCAAGGACATTTAATATCAATCACCAGAAGGTCTGTGCACGTCCTCAGAAGCT ATTTTTTCACAGTTGTTGTGCAGATAGAGGACTGTTCGGTGGAGGCGGTGGCAGTTCCCAGCAGCAGACTTTAGAGGATATTGCAAAAGGAATCAGAGACAGAGAGTATAAAAGAATAGTGGTGATGGCTGGAGCAGGGATCAGTACACCCAGCGGAATTCCAGATTTCAG ATCACCTGGCAGTGGGCTTTATGACAACCTCCAGCAGTACAACCTGCCCTATGCAGAGGCCATTTTTGAAATCAACTATTTTCATCACAACCCAAAGCCTTTCTTCGCATTAGCAAAAGAGCTGTATCCTGGTAATTATCAGCCCAATCTGACACACTACTTCATCCGGCTGCTTCACGACAAGGGTCAGCTGCTCCGGATGTACACTCAGAATATTGATGGACTGGAGAGAA TGGCAGGAATCCCACCTAAGATGTTGGTGGAGGCACATGGAACGTTTGCCACGGCCACCTGCACCGTGTGCCGCAGGGACTATAAGGGTGAAGAGCTGCGT AATGATATAATGGCAGGAACGGTGCCTAATTGCCCTCACTGTAAAGGAGTAATTAAGCCTGACATTGTGTTCTTTGGCGAAGAGCTGCCTCAGCACTTCTTCCTATACCTCACAGACTTCCCAATCGCAGACCTGGTAATTGTAATGGGAACATCTTTAGAG GTGGAGCCCTTTGCCAGCTTGGCTGGAGCTGTGCGAGGTTCTGTGTCCCGGCTCCTTATAAACCGTGATCTGGTGGGACCCTTCGCCTGGGGGTCTCCACGACACAATGACGTGGCAGAGCTGGGTGATGTGGTGAGCGGGGTGAGGAGGCTGGCAGAGGCTTTGGGCTGGATGCCTGAACTAGAGGCTCTTATGTCTGCTGATGCTAAGAAG GCTTCAGAGATGAGAGAGGAATGA
- the LOC103045150 gene encoding 26S proteasome non-ATPase regulatory subunit 13, translating into MKDVAGYLSLQQSQSSSPELAAEWHGLEELYNKKLWHQLTLKLSEFVKDPYFKTGDSLIQLYENFISDFEHRINPLSLVEIVLYVIRQITDPNDSITFLEKTKEKVKSNDEAVILCKTVIGSLKLEISDLTATKKLIEESEEMLNNLPGVTLVHGRFYDLSSKYYRFVGNHAMYYKDALRFLGCVDVKDLSETEKQERAFTLGLAGLLGEGVYNFGELLMHPVLESLRNTDKQWLIDTLYAFNSGNVVKFQALKSAWGQQPDLAAHEPKLMQKIQLLCVMEMTFTRPTNNRQMTFQEIAQSAQIQENEVELLVMKALSVGLIKGSIDEVDQTVQMTWVQPRVLDLHQIKGMNDRLELWCKDVKEMAVLVEQQAQDILT; encoded by the exons ATGAAGGACGTGGCCGGTTATCTGTCCCTCCAGCAGAGCCAGAGCTCCAGCCCCGAGCTGGCGGCGGAGTGGCACGGTCTGGAGGAGCTTTACAACAAGAA GTTGTGGCACCAGTTGACTCTGAAGCTGTCAGAGTTTGTCAAGGATCCTTATTTTAAAACTGGAGATAGTCTCATACAG CTCTATGAAAACTTCATCAGTGATTTTGAGCACAG AATCAACCCTCTTTCCCTAGTGGAAATTGTTCTCTATGTTATCAGACAAATCACAG ATCCCAATGATTCCATCACTTTCCTTGAGAAGACTAAAGAAAAG GTGAAGAGCAATGATGAGGCCGTCATTTTGTGCAAAACGGTCATCGGGAGTCTGAAGCTGGAGATCAGTGACCTCACTGCTACAAAG aaattaataGAGGAGAGTGAGGAGATGCTGAATAATCTGCCGGGTGTGACTTTAGTCCACGGGCGCTTCTATGATCTATCTAGCAAGTATTACCGCTTTGTGGGGAACCATGCCATGTACTACAAGGATGCCCTCCGCTTTCTCGGCTGTGTAGATGTGAAAGATTTGTcag AAACTGAGAAACAGGAGAGAGCATTCACACTGGGTCTTGCGGGACTTCTGGGAGAGGGAGTTTACAATTTTGGAGAACTG CTGATGCACCCTGTTTTGGAGTCTTTGAGAAATACAGACAAGCAGTGGCTTATAGATACCCTGTACGCTTTCAACAGCGGCAATGTCGTCAAATTCCAGGCTTTGAAATCAGCTTGGGGTCAGCAG CCAGATCTTGCAGCCCATGAACCAAAACTGATGCAGAAGATACAGCTTCTGTGTGTGATGGAG ATGACTTTTACTCGACCCACCAATAACAGGCAGATGACATTTCAAGAAATAGCGCAGAGTGCCCAAATCCAAGAGAATGAG GTGGAGCTGCTCGTGATGAAGGCCCTCTCTGTTGGGTTGATAAAAGGCAGCATTGATGAAGTGGATCAGACAGTTCAGATGACATGGGTTCAACCGAGAGTCCTGGATTTACACCAG ATTAAGGGGATGAACGATCGACTGGAGCTGTGGTGTAAAGATGTGAAGGAAATGGCAGTGTTAGTGGAGCAGCAGGCCCAGGACATCCTCACTTAA